TTCATGTCTGTAAAAATAGTTGAATATGTTACTATAATGCTTGTATCATTCATTATGATGATTTTAGATCAAAATGGCCTTGTGAGCATTATTCATTTACTGTAATATAAACATGTTTCTATAACGTTTCTATATTTTAGGGGCTACTGCTCTCGAAGGCTGCGTCGCCTGCGCAAGACTCTTGGCTTTAAAATGGGAAACCGGCACAAGTACATTGGGAAGAAAGTAACAGTTGAAATACTTTCTGACAACAGGTAAAGGAATCAGTAATCTGACACAGTCAGTCATATCCAGTTTACTGACTGGTGTTATGACAGACATTGTGTTTGATGTAGGATGTGTCTGTAGCAGTTACTTTCTACACATCACAAGATGGAACTAGACATTGTGTAACTACACTCACTTGCcactttattaggaacaccttGCTGGTACCGGGTTGTGGACCTTTGCATTCAGAGCTGCCTTAATTCTTCGTGGCATAGATTCAGCAAGGTGCTGgaaacatttctcattttataatataaacagtgtgatcagaggtggcacttgtgtgaaaaaagactctggtaaaagtagaagtactgactcaactcctttactcaatTAAAAGTTAGAAGGTACAGGGTctaaaatgtacttaagtaaaaagtaaaaatcatcATTGCCatcaatgatacacaatacatatTTTGGTAACgccacagaaataaaaaagttcaccacaaagaaaaggaaattcttcttttattatcaacctgcacagtgctgcagggaacaaaacacaacacatacaccACTAATCATTCTTGAAGCCGACATCGAACAGTTCTTTGAAATacggccatggatggggaatgttttgctttttccatGTCTTGAACATGGTGTTGCAACCAACCACACCATGTTCAAAGTCACTTAAATCTCCTTTCTTCCCCATTCTGATGTGCAGTTTGAACTTGCTGCCATGGGACTGGCTGATTAGCTGTGTGTGCAATTGAAACATACAATTGAGCAGGTGTATGTAATAAAGTGGCCAGTGAGTGTGTATTTACTTCACTGAGCTCTCTTTGGATAGAATGAATaaacagtggcttcagaaagtattcagacaccTTCACAAAGTGATCACAAACAGCTGATGCTAAACCATCTTTTCTTTTAGGTATCTGCTGCTGGTTTTGATGGAGGCAGAGCGTGCATGGAGCTACGCCATGCAGCTGAAGCAGGAAGCCAATACAGAGCCACGTAAGCGCTTCCATTTGCTGGCACGTCTACGCAAGGCAGCCAAGCACAgtgagaagctggagaagctCTGCGAAAGCCCCCGTGTTGATGCCAAGACTAAACTGGAAGCACAGGTATGCAACAGAGGGTCACCAACCGTCTGCAATCACAGTATCAATGCATGTGCACATTTATTATGAAACTGCCTGAAATGTCTAAAAGTGACATTGTCATTCAACTCTCCACCATTTTTTGatggtggatgtttttttttccgcCAAATATCAAACAGTTGCTAACAATAAACTGTTTTATGACTAATGTGATTTCAGGCCTACACTGCCTACCTTAGCGGCATGGTGGAGTTTGAACTGCAGGAGTGGAAGCGTGCCATGGAGGCCTTCAACAAGTGCAAGTATGTTTTTGACTTCACTAGTTTTGCTTGTACATTGGCAGCATAAGTGGATGTGTGTTGATCATCTATGAAAATGTATGACTtttgagaaatgtaaaatgccaCCATTTTTTGTTTGTCCTGTCTTGTCAGGACCATCTATGAGAAACTAGCCAGTGCGTTCACAGAGGAGCTGGCGGTTCTGTACCGCCAGCGTGTGGATGAGATATCACCCAACATCCGCTACTGTGCTTACAACATCGgtgaataacacacacacacacacacatatacacatacataaatactgGAGGCAGGGAAAGGGATCCTCCTCGACATAATTGACTCTTTCAGGTCACCTGAGACACATACCTTAAAGTTTGCAGCCCCCTCCTCACACACAcgtaactttttcttttctcctgccCCAGGTGACCAGAACGCCATCAATGACCTGATGCAGATGAGACtgacaggtggaggaggtggcATGATGGCTGAGAAACTAGAGGTGAACAGCAGCTGAACATTAGTTTATGTGACTGTATCATCTGTGTcatcttttaaatgtttgtgattTTTTATAAAAACTCTTTGGCTTTTCCACCACAGGCCCTGATCACTCAGGCAAGAACCAAGCAGGCAGCCACCATGAGTGAGGTGGAGTGGCGAGGGCGGACGGTGCCCGTCAAGATTGACAAAGCCCGCGTCTTTCTTTTGGGTCTGGCAGACAACGAGGCAGCTATTGCTCAGGCAAGTAGCTCCTGTTttgttgtctttaaaaacaaagggTCTTACCTTTACTGGAAAAGCATTGTTGTTAATACTTCTGTGTCATCACATACATAACAATATGTGGCTGTGTCTCCATTATACTTTCCAATCCATGAGAATTAAAGTTGCATCTGGACCAAAATATGACTGTACAGACTGTTCTAGTTCAGTGTGGGTGCTCTTTGTTGACACATCAAAAGGTTTCATCCTCGAGCTCAAATGCCACATTGGAGATGGATGTTTTTTAAGTGCACAGATCTGTTTTTGAAAGTGGTTAAGAGCTTTGTTCCTCACTCTATGTCCTACACCATGTCCTCAACTACTCTTCCAGTCTACATactcttctgtctttaaaggtTGAATTAAGACATGAGATGTTAGAAATGAGCCTAGAgaatataaagacatttttcctaAAATGGTCCATGCAGTTCCTTAGATTTCCAGCAGGTGGCACTCTCCTCTTTAGCCTCACACTCCGCTCATTGTTACCACAGTtcatttctcctgttttcttgtGCCATGTGGCTCAGCACACCCCGTGGACAAACCTGTCACACCCACAGTCACTCAGATGTCTGGCATGCATCTGCTGTCATTCTGTGCATTTCAGCCCACACTAATACTAGACCACACCCAGCAGGTTTCTGTGGACAGAATACTGTTATCACCTTTCAGTTTCAAATGGTCCTTCTGGGGctgaatgtttttgttacagTCATTGTTAAATTATATTGGCAGTGGTTGAAGGCATGGGAAGCCTCTTTTGAAGTGCACAGATATTTTTCTCTTGAAATTTTAGGACTTGCATAACAAAACACCCTCATCAACCATCACAACTTTACTATTGTGAAATTAGGAGGCTTGGATGCCACATGTCCCAGATCACTCAATAGAGCATGTCACACCAACACCCCATTGTTTAACCTGATCTTCAGCTCTTGTTCTCTGGGGATGGGAAATGTTGTAGTGTCCACACATCGGTCCCTGTTGAAGACTTCCACCTACGCCTCCCTCCTCTAATTGGTTCATCTGTTCAGTCCTCCCTCTGAACAAAACAGGTTGAGCTGGTCGTCCATGCTGTTGCCAGGGCGTTGACACGATAGTGTGGCACTAAATCATATCAGCCCTCTGGGTGGATAAGAGCAGCTATTGAGTCGTCTATTATCAATTATCACTACGAGGAATGTCCTTGTAACATTCCTCCTCTGTGTTCCTTCCTAAGAGTTTCTGCCCTTCTAAAGGCAACGATGTGACAATAACGACATTCACAGAAGTGGTAAAATATGTTTACAGGAGTTTTCCTGACATCTTCCACATTTAAACTGGTCCCACATAGTGTCTTTCCAAAACAAGCCAAATAGGTACTGCAGATTTCTAAGAAACTGAAGCCTGTTGTGTGTCCGtgaaagaaaagtgaagaaCAATCCTGTAATTCACAACAATCTCAAAAAGACTTGCAGTATGTGCATTGAATGTATCAGGAGCCTGCCGGGCCACATAGCTGTCTCTCCCTCATTGTGCCACAGTTACATTCCTGCTTTCACTGTTGCTCTTTGTGTCAGAATACTATGACATCTAAATGCatgaaatatttgtgtttgcatgatTGAATTTTTGTTAGTGTTAAGTGTGTTTCAggtgaatgtgtgaatgagGTGAGGTgaaagtgaatgtgtgtgaatgagttCAAATATTGAGGCCAAATGCATTTTTTTGAAATCAGGTTTTTTGGCATAACCATTTAAGAAAACCTTTTCTGCAGAATGCAGCTCAGGGTCtgtctataaaatgtttaacattttttcttattaaatttATAACTCTTTAAACCTGAGTCTTCTCCCTCACAAATGCCTCTTAACTGTAAAACCTTTTGACATagtttatgaattttttttcttccttttaatattcttttatttctctaccatcaaaaacataaattacCCCAAGAAGGGAACAGAAAGAAGGATGGTGGAAGAACATCTCCACTGATCTTAATCAGTTTCACATGTGGGAGTTTGTGGGTTTAAAGTTTGGCACACTAACTTTGGCTGTTTAGTGTGTACTGATTTTGctaagtgtttgtgttgtgcagGCAGCTAATGAGGAGACCAAAGAGCATCTGTATGAGACCCTGCTGGCCGAGTGCAGAGACACCATCCAGGCTGTGAGAGAGGAACTCAAGAGTGAGGCGGTACGATACACCACGGTCATAAGTTGACATATTTAGGTGAAGGGAGGCACCTGATCTAATGACCAGGGTGTCTGTTAACAGGTCTCAATTTACAGCCTACCAATATATTTATTCTGGGATATCgaaacagaaaagtaaacattatgtatttattttgtcattggTTGTCCTTGTAGAAGCAGCGAGAGAGAAGCTCTGATACTGATAGTGGAAAGGTGTCCAATCTACAGTTTCTGCACAGGTAAAACAAACTCTTAAACTCAAAACACAGATTTCAATGAGACAGGCAGACTTGTCTGATTGAAATCTTGTCTGATTGTCTGGCATCTACAGACAGACGTCacataattttttgttttgttttttttcccccaaaacgtTCACTGCAATGATTCTAAAGTGATTAGTCGATCAATAGTTGCACATGTTCAGTGGcaaataataatatttcatgGAGTGTAGACCCCTGAAGTGTAGGCTACATTTTAAAGAATGCATTAATCATGTCATTAGTTCTGACAGATCATACCAGgatgtagtaaaaaaaaaaaagtcaaaatccAGTTGGAGTGGATGGTTCAGCCTTGTCACATCCTACATAATAGGTCATATTAACAGCATTTTCATCTGTACAAGTTAGAGGTAATGTACAAGCCTGTGGTTCAGTAACGTTAGGCATATCCAGACCTACAGATGACTTATTCCATCCTCTATGTCAAGGACTTGTCTCTTTAGTAAGTGAAAAATAATCGTGCTGCTGGTATCCTCTGCAGTTACCTGACCTACATCAAACTGTGTACGCTGGTGAAGAGGAACGAGAGCATGGCCCAGACTCTGCACGCAAAGCTGAAGGAGACTCAGTCAGATGAGAACAAGAGGGGCCCCCGTCCACAGGACCTCATCCGCCTCTATGACATAATCCTGCAGGTAAATGCCTGAATAGGATAATATTGTGATCTTTGTTGATATAAGCTTCTGTCTTCATGGAAggcagctgtttaaaaaaagaccactttattttctttttaaatttctatttCTCCTCATGTTGTCGCCACCACTCTAATCTCCTCTGTCTGCCCTTCTCTCCAGAGTCTGGCTGAGCTCTCGACCCTGCAGGGACTGGAGGATGACCACACTTTCCAAAAGGAAGTGTCGCTCAAGATGCTGGTGTACAAGGCCTACAGgtatgatgtttttcttttgcaacaACACGTAAATATTTCATGGAAAAATCCCCAAGTTGAGTGTTTATGAGCAATATTTACAATCTCTGTGTCAGTGTTAATTCTCCATCAGCTGCTATGGAGACTTATTCCATTTTTTCAGATGGGGCCACACACAACaggttttttgtttaaaatgagcTCCTTGAACTAGACCATGTTTCTGATCCTAAAATCCTTCATTGATTTATACACAAGTTGTTAATAAACTCACTTGTTTAATGTGTTAACATGGAgtttctctcctgttttttcCTCAAAGGTGTTTCTTCATAGCTCAGTCTTATGTGCTGGTGAAGAAGTGGAGTGAGGCTCTGGTGCTGTATGAGAGGGTGCTGAAATATGCCAAGGAGGTGCAGTCTAAGGCCAAGAGCCTCAACAACCGCCTTAAGGTTTGTaatgctcacagacacacaagcacacagtaGTCAACTTCATAATAGCATTAATCATTTCTGTTGCCACAAATTTCTGCAGGATCTGCCTGACATTCAGGAACTAATTGCTGAGGTCAATGCTGAAAAATACTCACTTCAAGCTGCTGCCATTTTAGGTGAGAGCACATTCTGAAGTAACAGTTGTTTTTTATAATCATATAAAAACGAAAAGCCTCATTCTGTTCGGTTCTGCTTGGTTGTGTGTTCAATCCTGAGAGGAAATATGTATGTTTCAGACACTGATGAGACTGCTGAGGTTCCTTCCCAGCAGCTGGTGAAGGACAATATGGTAAGTGGACTTAAGCAATTAAAGGAAGATTTTtagaaatgtgctttttatgACTTTGTCTTCACGAGTCAGATAAGAAGACAGATCTCCCTCTCATTTCTGTAGCTAGAGCCTGGAAGTGATTGGTTCATCTTGGTAAATACTGACTGGTGCA
This genomic window from Mastacembelus armatus chromosome 1, fMasArm1.2, whole genome shotgun sequence contains:
- the srp68 gene encoding signal recognition particle subunit SRP68, which codes for MAADKQNEAKVSPVDENKENLPDGGLGLEILQIIKESQQQHGLRHGDYQRYRGYCSRRLRRLRKTLGFKMGNRHKYIGKKVTVEILSDNRYLLLVLMEAERAWSYAMQLKQEANTEPRKRFHLLARLRKAAKHSEKLEKLCESPRVDAKTKLEAQAYTAYLSGMVEFELQEWKRAMEAFNKCKTIYEKLASAFTEELAVLYRQRVDEISPNIRYCAYNIGDQNAINDLMQMRLTGGGGGMMAEKLEALITQARTKQAATMSEVEWRGRTVPVKIDKARVFLLGLADNEAAIAQAANEETKEHLYETLLAECRDTIQAVREELKSEAKQRERSSDTDSGKVSNLQFLHSYLTYIKLCTLVKRNESMAQTLHAKLKETQSDENKRGPRPQDLIRLYDIILQSLAELSTLQGLEDDHTFQKEVSLKMLVYKAYRCFFIAQSYVLVKKWSEALVLYERVLKYAKEVQSKAKSLNNRLKDLPDIQELIAEVNAEKYSLQAAAILDTDETAEVPSQQLVKDNMPLCDRLEAFRLDPSLVGKQPNLVQFPPDFQPIPCKPLFFDLALNHVTFPPLDEKVEQKGKGGLTGYIKGIFGFGS